Proteins encoded within one genomic window of uncultured Sphingopyxis sp.:
- the bamA gene encoding outer membrane protein assembly factor BamA, whose protein sequence is MNSVASHKFSARTQLSAVLLAGTMLATPSMAQEVAPPPVPAPTVPAPAPEAVPAATTIQSITVTGNQRLEAQTILSYLRLRVGQQYDRAVLDQALKDLAATELFKDFQITDNNGALTIQVAENPVINRVILEGNKRLKEDKIRPEIKMAPRQIYTRSKVRADVARIIELYKRQGRFAATVEPKMVSLDQNRVDVVFEINEGPKSKVRQINIIGNEKFSDGDLKDEMATKETGLLTILSSNTSYDPDRLAYDQQKLRLFYLTNGYADFRVISAVAELTSNKQDFIITYVVEEGERYKFGDVDVQSEIRDFQPEMLKKLLPMKTGDWYDAKLVEDTVESLSETAGLFGYAFADINPEFRRNPDDRTMAITFNVGESPRTYVERIDVNGNTLTHDKVVRREFRLNEGDAFNSFGVKRTESRINSLGYFQENLEIERKEGSAPDRIILETNVEEKPTGELSLSAGFSSIENFLLQASIRQRNFRGLGQQLQASVNYSSYSKSIELGFTEPYLFDRNISIGGSVYRRDLNSFNFIDNDRRTTFEQVTTGAQVNVGVPLTEYMSFFGRYSINFDDVTLDKGIYYFGDECDPLVAGRYLCDAIGSRTTSLLGYTLAYDDRDNRLRPTRGQSLSLSQDFAGLGGSVKYVRTRLAGSKHFNLGSRFILNISAEGGYIYPFGGRPTPTSDKVRLTDRFFLGEPQMRGFDIRGVGPRVIRYAATYDPLNPVIDTSNDNRGQIDDALGGRAYYQGRIELDIPLGTGAKELGLRPSIFLDVGSVWSVKRPTLTTLADFRDPADGFTKFLCRNASTGQSQFATETTTTTDGVTTGTGDYTTCPAGFSSLAPFEERFFGDTWMPRVAIGAGVNWNSPFGPFRIDFAYALRKEEGDDTKRFSFNVGTQF, encoded by the coding sequence ATGAACAGCGTGGCTTCACACAAATTCTCGGCGCGGACGCAGCTGTCGGCGGTTCTTCTGGCCGGCACGATGCTCGCGACGCCGTCGATGGCGCAGGAGGTCGCGCCGCCGCCCGTCCCCGCTCCGACGGTCCCGGCGCCCGCCCCCGAAGCGGTTCCGGCCGCGACGACGATCCAGTCGATCACCGTCACCGGCAATCAGCGGCTCGAGGCGCAGACGATCCTGTCCTACCTGCGCCTGCGCGTCGGCCAGCAATATGATCGCGCAGTGCTCGACCAGGCGCTGAAGGATCTTGCCGCGACCGAGCTGTTCAAGGATTTTCAGATCACCGACAACAATGGTGCGCTGACGATCCAGGTCGCCGAAAACCCGGTGATCAACCGCGTGATCCTCGAAGGCAACAAGCGCCTGAAAGAGGACAAGATCCGTCCCGAGATCAAGATGGCGCCGCGCCAGATCTATACGCGCTCGAAAGTGCGCGCCGACGTCGCGCGCATCATCGAACTCTACAAAAGGCAGGGCCGCTTCGCCGCGACCGTCGAGCCCAAGATGGTGTCGCTCGACCAGAACCGCGTCGACGTCGTCTTCGAAATCAACGAAGGGCCGAAGTCGAAGGTCCGCCAGATCAACATCATCGGCAACGAGAAGTTCAGCGACGGCGACCTCAAGGACGAGATGGCGACCAAGGAAACGGGCCTGCTGACGATCCTGTCGTCGAACACCAGCTACGATCCCGATCGCCTCGCCTACGACCAGCAGAAGCTGCGCCTTTTCTACCTCACCAACGGCTATGCCGACTTCCGCGTGATTTCGGCGGTCGCCGAGCTCACGAGCAACAAGCAGGATTTCATCATCACCTATGTCGTCGAGGAGGGCGAACGCTACAAGTTCGGCGACGTCGACGTGCAGAGTGAAATCCGCGACTTCCAGCCCGAGATGCTGAAGAAGCTGCTGCCGATGAAGACCGGCGACTGGTACGATGCGAAGCTGGTCGAGGACACGGTCGAAAGCCTCAGCGAGACCGCCGGCCTCTTCGGCTACGCCTTCGCCGACATCAATCCCGAATTCCGCCGCAATCCGGACGACCGGACGATGGCGATCACCTTCAACGTCGGCGAAAGCCCGCGTACCTATGTCGAGCGCATCGACGTCAACGGCAACACGCTGACGCACGACAAGGTGGTGCGCCGCGAATTCCGCCTCAACGAGGGCGACGCCTTCAACAGCTTCGGCGTCAAGCGCACCGAGAGCCGCATCAACAGCCTCGGTTATTTCCAGGAAAATCTGGAAATCGAGCGCAAGGAAGGCAGCGCGCCCGACCGCATCATCCTCGAAACCAATGTCGAGGAAAAGCCGACGGGCGAATTGTCGCTCTCGGCGGGTTTCTCGTCGATCGAGAATTTCCTGCTCCAGGCGTCGATCCGCCAGCGCAACTTCCGCGGCCTCGGCCAGCAGCTTCAGGCGTCGGTCAATTATTCGAGCTATTCGAAGTCGATCGAACTGGGTTTCACCGAACCCTATCTGTTCGACCGCAACATCTCGATCGGCGGCAGCGTCTATCGCCGCGATTTGAACTCGTTCAACTTCATCGACAACGACCGCCGCACGACCTTCGAACAGGTCACGACCGGCGCGCAGGTCAACGTCGGCGTGCCGCTGACCGAATATATGTCCTTCTTCGGCCGTTACAGCATCAACTTCGACGATGTGACGCTCGACAAGGGAATCTATTATTTCGGTGACGAATGCGACCCGCTCGTCGCGGGCCGTTATCTCTGCGATGCGATCGGCAGCCGCACGACGTCGCTGCTCGGCTATACGCTGGCTTACGATGACCGCGACAACCGCCTGCGTCCGACGCGCGGCCAGTCGCTGTCCCTGAGCCAGGATTTCGCCGGGCTCGGCGGCAGCGTCAAATATGTCCGCACGCGCCTTGCGGGCAGCAAGCATTTCAACCTCGGCAGCCGCTTCATCCTCAACATCTCGGCCGAGGGCGGCTATATCTATCCGTTTGGCGGGCGCCCGACCCCGACCAGCGACAAGGTTCGCCTGACCGACCGCTTCTTCCTCGGCGAACCGCAGATGCGCGGCTTCGACATTCGCGGCGTCGGGCCGCGCGTCATCCGCTATGCCGCGACCTACGATCCGCTCAATCCGGTGATCGATACCAGCAACGACAATCGCGGCCAGATCGACGACGCGCTTGGCGGCCGCGCTTATTATCAGGGGCGGATCGAACTCGACATTCCTCTCGGGACCGGGGCGAAGGAACTGGGGCTGCGGCCGTCGATCTTCCTCGACGTCGGTTCGGTGTGGAGCGTGAAGCGCCCGACGCTGACCACGCTCGCGGATTTCCGCGATCCGGCCGATGGCTTCACCAAATTCCTGTGCCGCAACGCGAGCACGGGCCAGAGCCAGTTCGCGACCGAAACGACCACGACGACCGACGGGGTCACGACGGGGACCGGCGATTATACGACCTGTCCGGCCGGCTTCTCGTCGCTCGCGCCGTTCGAGGAACGCTTCTTCGGCGACACCTGGATGCCGCGCGTCGCGATCGGCGCCGGGGTCAACTGGAACTCTCCTTTCGGTCCCTTCCGGATCGATTTCGCTTACGCCCTTCGTAAAGAAGAGGGCGATGATACCAAACGCTTCTCATTCAATGTAGGAACCCAATTCTGA
- a CDS encoding OmpH family outer membrane protein, with protein MKKIFAASALAIAALSVSPILSAPAFAQAKGVGVADVRIAAARSNAFQTASKQIETTYKAQIDQQQSRGQTLQAEINVLIAKYNEEAKKTPQNQAALQAAAKAVQDKRQAAQTELGQIGAPVDLAIAYVEDQISVRMNEAIKAAMTAKKIDLLLNPDAVLARENNVDITDAVVTELNRILPSVSIAVPAGYQPGQLVQQRNQQLMDAARASQGTPAPAPTGTQPTTR; from the coding sequence ATGAAGAAAATATTTGCCGCCTCCGCGCTGGCGATCGCCGCGCTGTCGGTTTCGCCCATCCTCTCGGCCCCCGCCTTCGCGCAGGCGAAGGGCGTCGGCGTCGCCGACGTGCGCATCGCCGCCGCGCGCTCGAACGCTTTCCAGACCGCGTCGAAGCAGATCGAGACCACCTACAAGGCGCAGATCGATCAGCAGCAGTCGCGCGGCCAGACGCTGCAGGCCGAAATCAACGTCCTGATCGCGAAATATAATGAAGAGGCGAAAAAGACGCCGCAGAACCAGGCCGCGCTCCAGGCGGCCGCGAAGGCGGTGCAGGACAAGCGCCAGGCGGCGCAGACCGAACTCGGCCAGATCGGCGCGCCGGTCGACCTCGCCATCGCCTATGTCGAGGACCAGATCAGCGTCCGCATGAACGAAGCGATCAAGGCCGCGATGACCGCGAAGAAGATCGACCTGCTGCTCAACCCCGACGCTGTTCTCGCGCGTGAAAACAATGTCGACATCACCGACGCGGTGGTGACCGAACTCAACCGCATCCTGCCGAGCGTGTCGATCGCGGTCCCGGCCGGCTATCAGCCCGGCCAGCTCGTCCAGCAGCGTAACCAGCAGCTGATGGACGCGGCGCGCGCGTCGCAGGGCACTCCGGCTCCGGCGCCCACCGGCACCCAGCCGACCACGCGCTGA
- the fabZ gene encoding 3-hydroxyacyl-ACP dehydratase FabZ: protein MTDGENGAGALGPVDIRRILTLLPHRYPMLLVDRVESMVKDTSIHAVKAVTMNEPFFQGHFPGRPIMPGVLIVEALAQAGGILAVESLGLGGSGKLVYFMGIDGVKFRKPVEPGVLLDLHVTILQAKRNICKFEGKAMLDGQLATECQFTAMIADPPGD from the coding sequence ATGACGGACGGGGAAAATGGGGCAGGGGCGTTGGGCCCGGTGGACATCCGCCGGATCCTGACGCTGCTGCCGCACCGTTATCCGATGCTGCTCGTCGACCGGGTGGAATCGATGGTGAAAGACACCTCGATCCACGCGGTCAAGGCGGTGACGATGAACGAGCCCTTTTTCCAGGGCCATTTTCCCGGCCGGCCGATCATGCCCGGCGTCCTCATCGTCGAGGCGCTGGCGCAGGCCGGCGGCATCCTCGCGGTCGAATCATTGGGCCTCGGCGGCTCGGGCAAGCTCGTCTATTTCATGGGCATCGACGGGGTGAAGTTCAGGAAGCCCGTCGAACCCGGCGTGCTGCTCGACCTCCACGTCACCATCCTTCAGGCGAAGCGGAACATCTGCAAGTTCGAAGGCAAGGCGATGCTGGACGGCCAGCTCGCGACCGAATGCCAGTTCACCGCGATGATCGCCGATCCGCCGGGCGATTGA
- the rpmE gene encoding 50S ribosomal protein L31: MKKDVHPDYHMITVKMTDGTEYQTRSTWGKEGDVMTLEIDPTAHPAWTGGTGRLLDAGGQVAKFNKRFGGLTLKR; this comes from the coding sequence ATGAAAAAAGACGTTCACCCCGATTATCACATGATCACGGTCAAGATGACCGATGGCACCGAATATCAGACGCGCTCGACCTGGGGCAAAGAGGGCGACGTGATGACGCTCGAAATCGACCCCACCGCGCACCCGGCCTGGACCGGCGGCACCGGACGCCTGCTCGACGCCGGCGGTCAGGTCGCGAAGTTCAACAAGCGTTTCGGCGGCCTGACGCTCAAGCGTTAA